From Sphingobium sp. B2D3C:
GGGTGAGCAGATCGAGCAATGTCTTGCGCTCTTGCTCCGCCAGCCCGGCCGTGAGTTGCTCTTCCAGCCGCCGCGCATCGGCGTTGACGGCTTCGAACCGCGCCTGTCCCTCGGGTGTCAGGCTGATGAGCGAGATCCGGCGATTGAGTTCGCTGGTCTCGCTGGTGATGAGGTTCTTCTCGCGCAATTGGGCGAGTTGCTGGGTGGCGGCCTGCGGCGTGACCCGCTGCACCCGCGCCAGCTCCGCCGCGGAACAGGGGGCGAGGCGTTTGAGGAAAGAGAGGATCGTGAAATCGCTGGTCGTCAGCCCGTGCGCGCGCACTACCTCGTCCAGCTCCAGTTTGCCGGCGGTGTAGCCGCGCTTGAGCAGATAGAGCAGCCGCCGCGGCCTTCCTTCATCGGATCGCGACTGCGCGCTCATGCTCCCCCTCTCCCGCCGACTTCCGGCCGCACAAATTGACAATCTACTTTATATAAAGCTTCTTGATAATTATCCCGCTGACTGTCAACCGGCTTCGCCTTCTCCGCACCGCATGCGAAAGGGCGACACCTGCCGATGCCGCCCTTCAGAAATCCCATCTTGTACTGCGCGGGGAGGCGTCAGCCCCAGACGTCTTCGGCTACGCGCACGACCAGCTCCAGCTTGGCCTTCTCGTGCTCGATGTCCATCATGTTGCCGCCGATGCCGCTTGAGAAGCCGCATTGCGGGGACAGCGCGAGCTGACTGATATCGGCATATTTCGCCGCATCCTCGATCCGCCGCTTGAGCTCGTCGGGGCTCTCCATGGTGCCGCGCTTGGTGGTGACGAGGCCGAGCACCACGGTCTTGCCCTTGGGCAGGAAGCGCAACGGCTCGAAGCCGCCGGCGCGGTCGGAATCATATTCCAGGAAATAGCCGTCGATGTTCATCTCGTTAAACATGACTTCGGCAACCGGATCATAGCCCCCCTCGGCGACCCAGCGGCCGGCGAAGTTGCCCCGGCAGACGTGCATGCAGACCGCCATGTCATCGGGCTTGGCGGCGATCGCGGCGTTGATGAGCTTGGCGTAGACGTGCGGCAGCTCGTCCGGATCTTCGCCGATGCTGGTCGGCACCTGCGCGCGCAGGGTGGGATCGCAGAGATAGGCGAAGTTGGTCTCGTCGATCTGCAGATAGCGGCAGCCCGCCTCGATCAGGTCGCCGATCTCCTCGGCGTAGACCGCCGCGAGGTCCGCGTAGAACTCCTCCATCGTGGGATAAGCCTCAGCATCGATCGCATCGCGCCCGCCGCGGAAGTGCATGATCGAGGGCGAGGGAATGGTGATCTTGGGCGTTTCCTTCGTCACCGTCTTGAGGAACTTGAAGTCCTCGACGAAGATCGGCTTGGGGCGGCTGAGCTTGCCGGTGATGCGCACCGTATGCGGCTTGCTCTCGACCGTGCCCTGCTCGTTGCGGAAGGTGGTGCGGTGGCTGGACTGCCAGGGTTCGACATTGGCGAAGCGCAGGAGGAAATCGGTGTGCCAGCTGCCGCGATTATACTCGCCGTCGGTGATCGACTTGAGGCCGACGCCTTCCTGCAGCGCCACGACCTCGCGGATGGCGTCCTGCTGGATGGTCAGCAGCTCCTCCGCACTGAGCTCGCCGGCGGCCTTCTTGTTCCGGGCTTC
This genomic window contains:
- a CDS encoding MarR family winged helix-turn-helix transcriptional regulator — protein: MSAQSRSDEGRPRRLLYLLKRGYTAGKLELDEVVRAHGLTTSDFTILSFLKRLAPCSAAELARVQRVTPQAATQQLAQLREKNLITSETSELNRRISLISLTPEGQARFEAVNADARRLEEQLTAGLAEQERKTLLDLLTRLVVSMEAKGQSIDDK
- a CDS encoding 5-methyltetrahydropteroyltriglutamate--homocysteine S-methyltransferase; its protein translation is MKPAPFRADHVGSLIRPDYLIEARNKKAAGELSAEELLTIQQDAIREVVALQEGVGLKSITDGEYNRGSWHTDFLLRFANVEPWQSSHRTTFRNEQGTVESKPHTVRITGKLSRPKPIFVEDFKFLKTVTKETPKITIPSPSIMHFRGGRDAIDAEAYPTMEEFYADLAAVYAEEIGDLIEAGCRYLQIDETNFAYLCDPTLRAQVPTSIGEDPDELPHVYAKLINAAIAAKPDDMAVCMHVCRGNFAGRWVAEGGYDPVAEVMFNEMNIDGYFLEYDSDRAGGFEPLRFLPKGKTVVLGLVTTKRGTMESPDELKRRIEDAAKYADISQLALSPQCGFSSGIGGNMMDIEHEKAKLELVVRVAEDVWG